From Halarcobacter mediterraneus:
ACTTAAATACCAAGGGATATCATAGTAATCTTTTATTGCATGTAAAAATACCCAAGGCATAGTTGTTATATCTTTACTGTTATCTTTATAATAAGGTTGATGCATATGCCATAAAAATGACAAATATAATGTTTTATTCACTTATCCACTTTTCTATTTTATCTTGATATTTATAAAAAATCTTTCCAGCAGTTTTTTCATCTTCTGCTTGAACATATATATTTAAATATTCAGCATATTGATCTGGAACCATTAAAATCCATTGGTCTTCATCTATCCAAATTTTAACTCCATCAACAGAAGAACTTTTTTTCTTTTTTGCATCTTCAAGGAATTTTCTCATTATTTTCCCTTTTTTAGAGCTAGGGCAAGAGATATTCTCCCCTTTGAAACAAAATTTAGGAAGATTATTTACAATTTTTGATAATCTAACATTTGCCTTTTGAATCAATTCCAATATTTTAAAACTTGTAAAGATTGCATCTTTATTCAAGCCAAATTCACTAAAAGCAAAATGTCCATCTGTATCAGCAATTAAATCATATTCTCTTAATTCATCTGCTTTAAAGTTTGTTAATTTTGCTCTTGTGATATTTAAGTTTTTATAATTTACAAAATCAGGTGCCCAAGCAGGAAGTAATATATTTAGTTGCTTCGAACTAGTGATATCAAGTAACTGTAACATTACAAGAAGCATTTTATAGTCATAAATTAACTCACCCTCATCATCTACTACTTGGATTTTATGTCCATTTGGATAGATTAAAAAACCACAACTTAGATTAACTCCTCTTACAATATCTTGCATATTTTGTTGAAATTTAACTATATCAAAAGCTTTTCTTTTTTCTGTTTGATGAGCATTTAAAATTATATTTTCAATACCTAATTCATTTATAATTACAGGATAAATATCTGAAGTTGAACCATTCATTATATCAACAGCTACTTTTAACTCAGAAGATTGAAACATTTTAATATCAGAAGAGTTTATTATTTGCTTAATATAGTTTTCTCTTAATTGATTATCTTCACAAACAGAACCTATTTCTAAATGATTTACTCTCCTAAAATTTTCTCGAAAAAATACTCTTTCAATTGCTTGAGATAATTTGCTATCTAAAAGTAAGCCCTCATTTGTATAAAAAATTATCTGTGTTTGAGTTGAATCATAAACTGATTGTCTAAGGTGAACACCAGCAATAATATTACCATTTTTACTCAAACTATGTCTCATTACATTTGAAGGAACATTTTTAGGATCAACTACATTAACTCCTGTAGATAAGATACCACTTAAAAAAGCTCTTTTTAACATAAATGAAGTATTGTGATAGTCCCTTGAAATATAAATACTACTTCCTACAGGCAAAGTTGAACCAAAAGCTTCAGCTAATTTAGTAGACATTTGACAAGACAATTCAACATTTGTTCTTCCTATTACTGAACCATTTTCAAAAATTGAGGATTTATATTTATTCCCCCAAATTATATTTGTACTTACAACAGAAGAAGCTTCTACTATTTTTTCAGGCCATATAATAATATCTTTTTCAAAGGATACTTTTTTATTAATTTCACAATCTTCTGCAATTGTAACTCCATATGGAGCTTTTACTTCATCTTTAATAATATTATCATTACAAATCACACTATTATTTAATTTTACTTTTGCACCTATTGAAGTATTTTCCCAGATGATTGAGTCTAAGACTTCAGAGTGTTTTTTTACTTTTACATTGTCTCCTAAAACACAATCTTTTAAAGTTACACCTTCAGCAATACTTACATTCTTACCTAGTACAACAGTTCCTTTTAATCTTACTTTTTCTGGAAGTTCTACATTCTCTTCCATAAAAACTTTTGCATTAGAGATATTTTTTTCTTCACCTTTAAAACTTAACTTTATTTGCTCATCAAAAATATCCTTATATACATCTCTATAACTTTTTGGATTTCCTACATCTCTCCAATAACCTTCTAAAGAATATCCCCATAAAGGTATTTCTTCAGCCATTAAACTAGGAAATAAATCTTTTGCAAAATCAAAATCTTGTTTATAAGGAATATAATCTAATATTTCAGGTTCGATTACATAAATTCCCGTATTTATAGTATCACTAAAGACCTCTCCCCAACTAGGTTTTTCTAAGAATCTTACAATTCTTTCATCTTCATCTGTAATAACAACTCCAAACTGTAAAGGGTTTTCTACAGAAGTTAAAGTTATTGTTAGTTTTGATTTCTTCTTTTCATGGAATTTCTTGATTTTTTTAAAGTCAAAGTTTGTAACTAAATCTCCACTTACAATAATAAAAGTCTCATCTAAAAACTCCCTTGCAAAAGCAACAGCACCTGCTGTACCATAATCATCATCTGGTTGAAAATAAGTGATATTTACACCTAAATCTTTTCCATCTTTAAAATAGTCTTTTATTATTTCAGGCTTGAAATATAGCAAAACTGCTATTTCTGTAATACCAAGTTCATCTCTTAATTTTAAGATAATATGTTCCATCATAGGTCTATTTAAAATTGGTAACATTGGTTTTGGAATAGAGTTTGTAAGGGGTTGTATTCTAGTTCCGAAACCTCCTGCTAAAACTATTGCTTTCATTCATTTTCCTTTTTAGTTTATTAGCCGTCTTGCTAAATCAAGTAATTCTTTTTTAATTTCATATTTTTGTGAATTTACATAATCT
This genomic window contains:
- a CDS encoding sugar phosphate nucleotidyltransferase, whose amino-acid sequence is MKAIVLAGGFGTRIQPLTNSIPKPMLPILNRPMMEHIILKLRDELGITEIAVLLYFKPEIIKDYFKDGKDLGVNITYFQPDDDYGTAGAVAFAREFLDETFIIVSGDLVTNFDFKKIKKFHEKKKSKLTITLTSVENPLQFGVVITDEDERIVRFLEKPSWGEVFSDTINTGIYVIEPEILDYIPYKQDFDFAKDLFPSLMAEEIPLWGYSLEGYWRDVGNPKSYRDVYKDIFDEQIKLSFKGEEKNISNAKVFMEENVELPEKVRLKGTVVLGKNVSIAEGVTLKDCVLGDNVKVKKHSEVLDSIIWENTSIGAKVKLNNSVICNDNIIKDEVKAPYGVTIAEDCEINKKVSFEKDIIIWPEKIVEASSVVSTNIIWGNKYKSSIFENGSVIGRTNVELSCQMSTKLAEAFGSTLPVGSSIYISRDYHNTSFMLKRAFLSGILSTGVNVVDPKNVPSNVMRHSLSKNGNIIAGVHLRQSVYDSTQTQIIFYTNEGLLLDSKLSQAIERVFFRENFRRVNHLEIGSVCEDNQLRENYIKQIINSSDIKMFQSSELKVAVDIMNGSTSDIYPVIINELGIENIILNAHQTEKRKAFDIVKFQQNMQDIVRGVNLSCGFLIYPNGHKIQVVDDEGELIYDYKMLLVMLQLLDITSSKQLNILLPAWAPDFVNYKNLNITRAKLTNFKADELREYDLIADTDGHFAFSEFGLNKDAIFTSFKILELIQKANVRLSKIVNNLPKFCFKGENISCPSSKKGKIMRKFLEDAKKKKSSSVDGVKIWIDEDQWILMVPDQYAEYLNIYVQAEDEKTAGKIFYKYQDKIEKWISE